From Triticum aestivum cultivar Chinese Spring chromosome 4A, IWGSC CS RefSeq v2.1, whole genome shotgun sequence, a single genomic window includes:
- the LOC543397 gene encoding inorganic phosphate transporter 1-2 produces MATEQLNVLKALDVAKTQLYHFKAVVIAGMGFFTDAYDLFCIALVTKLLGRIYYTDPALNEPGHLPANVSAAVNGVALCGTLAGQLFFGWLGDKLGRKSVYGFTLILMVLCSIASGLSFGHEAKGVMGTLCFFRFWLGFGVGGDYPLSATIMSEYANKKTRGTFIAAVFAMQGFGILFGTIVTIIVSSAFRHAFPAPPFYIDAAASIGPEADYVWRIIVMFGTIPAALTYYWRMKMPETARYTALIAGNTKQATSDMSKVLNKEISEENVQGERATGDTWGLFSRQFMKRHGVHLLATTSTWFLLDVAFYSQNLFQKDIFTKIGWIPPAKTMNALEELYRIARAQALIALCGTVPGYWFTVAFIDIIGRFWIQLMGFTMMTIFMLAIAIPYDYLVKPGHHTGFVVLYGLTFFFANFGPNSTTFIVPAEIFPARLRSTCHGISAATGKAGAIIGAFGFLYASQDQKKPETGYSRGIGMRNALFVLAGTNFLGLLFSLLVPESKGKSLEELSKENVGDDDSIAPTGV; encoded by the coding sequence atggcgacTGAACAGCTCAACGTGTTGAAAGCACTGGACGTTGCCAAGACGCAGCTGTACCATTTCAAGGCGGTCGTGATCGCCGGCATGGGCTTCTTCACGGACGCCTACGACCTCTTCTGCATCGCCCTCGTCACCAAGCTGCTGGGGCGCATCTACTACACCGACCCTGCCCTCAACGAGCCCGGCCACCTCCCGGCAAACGTGTCGGCCGCCGTGAACGGCGTGGCCCTATGCGGCACACTTGCCGGCCAGCTCTTCTTCGGCTGGCTCGGTGACAAGCTCGGCCGCAAGAGCGTCTACGGCTTCACGCTCATCCTCATGGTCCTCTGCTCCATCGCGTCCGGGCTATCGTTTGGACACGAGGCCAAGGGTGTAATGGGGACGCTATGTTTCTTCCGTTTCTGGCTCGGCTTCGGTGTCGGCGGCGACTACCCTCTGAGCGCCACCATCATGTCGGAGTATGCTAACAAGAAGACCCGCGGCACCTTTATCGCCGCCGTGTTTGCCATGCAGGGGTTTGGCATCCTATTTGGTACTATCGTCACGATCATCGTCTCGTCCGCATTCCGACATGCATTCCCTGCACCGCCATTCTACATCGACGCCGCGGCGTCCATTGGCCCGGAGGCCGACTATGTGTGGCGCATCATCGTCATGTTCGGCACCATCCCGGCTGCCCTGACCTACTACTGGCGCATGAAGATGCCCGAAACTGCGCGGTACACAGCACTCATCGCCGGCAACACAAAGCAAGCCACATCAGACATGTCCAAGGTGCTCAACAAGGAGATCTCAGAGGAGAACGTCCAGGGTGAGCGGGCCACCGGTGATACCTGGGGCCTCTTCTCCCGACAGTTCATGAAGCGCCACGGGGTGCACTTGCTAGCGACCACAAGCACTTGGTTCCTACTCGATGTGGCCTTCTACAGCCAGAACCTGTTCCAGAAGGACATCTTCACCAAGATCGGGTGGATCCCGCCGGCCAAGACTATGAATGCATTGGAGGAGTTGTACCGCATCGCCCGCGCCCAAGCGCTCATCGCGCTCTGTGGCACCGTGCCTGGCTACTGGTTCACCGTCGCCTTCATCGACATCATTGGGAGGTTTTGGATCCAGCTCATGGGATTCACCATGATGACCATTTTCATGCTAGCAATCGCCATACCGTACGACTACTTGGTGAAGCCAGGGCATCACACCGGCTTTGTCGTGCTCTACGGGCTCACTTTCTTCTTCGCCAACTTCGGCCCCAACAGCACAACCTTCATCGTGCCAGCTGAGATCTTCCCTGCGAGGCTCCGATCCACATGCCACGGTATCTCTGCTGCTACCGGTAAGGCAGGCGCGATCATCGGTGCATTCGGGTTCCTGTATGCGTCACAGGACCAGAAGAAGCCTGAGACCGGCTACTCACGGGGAATCGGCATGCGCAACGCTCTCTTCGTGCTCGCGGGCACAAACTTCCTGGGTCTGCTCTTTTCGCTGCTGGTGCCGGAGTCCAAGGGCAAGTCGCTGGAGGAGCTCTCCAAGGAGAACGTTGGCGACGATGACTCCATTGCCCCAACTGGTGTCTAG